A stretch of Lathyrus oleraceus cultivar Zhongwan6 chromosome 6, CAAS_Psat_ZW6_1.0, whole genome shotgun sequence DNA encodes these proteins:
- the LOC127092005 gene encoding amino acid permease 6: MAQENNLDNGEIKRTGTWLTASAHIVTTAIGSGVLSLAWAVAQLGWIGGTAALIIFSLVTLLTSFLMADCYRYPDPLHGNRNPTYMKMVKTVLGGVQYKFCGLAQYTNLIGCTIGYTLTAAISMVAMIKSNCFHKFGQQADCNISNNKFMVFFGITEIFLSQIPNLHDLSWLSILAAIMSFGYSFIGVGLSIAKIAEKGHHVKTGLTGLVVGVEVTRTEKVWNIFQAIANIAFAYTFSTVIAEIEDTLKPSPPENQVMKTASLIGITSSTILYASCGLVGYAAFGNEAPGNFLTGFGFYEPFWLVDIGNLFIIIHLVGAYQVYAQPVFSIAESWANTRWPQSKFMTKEYNARIPLVGTWRINMFKLIWRTIYVVLTTLIAMIFPFFNNIVGLIGALTFFPLTVYFPIEMYLVRSKMPKYSLEWIGIRLLVGVCLMVALIGVIASIQGIILGLKTYKPFKF, encoded by the exons ATGGCACAAGAGAATAACTTAGACAATGGTGAAATCAAACGAACCG GAACATGGCTAACTGCAAGTGCACACATAGTGACAACTGCAATAGGATCTGGAGTGCTGTCATTGGCATGGGCTGTTGCTCAGTTGGGATGGATTGGAGGGACTGCTGCTCTCATAATCTTCTCTCTCGTCACTCTCCTCACTTCCTTTCTCATGGCTGATTGTTACAGGTATCCTGATCCTCTTCATGGGAATAGAAACCCAACCTACATGAAGATGGTCAAAACTGTTCTAG GAGGAGTTCAGTACAAGTTTTGTGGATTGGCTCAGTACACAAATCTTATCGGTTGTACAATTGGTTACACTCTCACAGCAGCCATAAGCATGGT GGCAATGATAAAATCAAATTGCTTTCATAAGTTTGGCCAACAAGCAGACTGCAATATATCCAATAATAAATTTATGGTCTTCTTTGGAATTACAGAGATTTTTCTAAGCCAAATCCCAAATTTGCATGACCTTTCATGGCTCTCTATTCTTGCTGCAATCATGTCTTTTGGCTATTCTTTCATAGGAGTTGGACTCTCCATAGCCAAAATTGCAG AAAAAGGACACCATGTCAAGACAGGCCTTACAGGACTTGTTGTTGGAGTGGAAGTGACAAGGACAGAGAAGGTGTGGAATATCTTTCAAGCAATTGCAAACATAGCTTTTGCATACACTTTCAGCACTGTCATTGCTGAGATAGAGGACACGTTAAAACCAAGTCCACCGGAAAATCAAGTCATGAAGACAGCATCACTTATTGGAATCACAAGCAGCACAATCTTGTACGCATCATGTGGTCTTGTAGGTTATGCAGCGTTCGGGAACGAGGCACCTGGAAACTTTTTAACCGGATTTGGTTTTTATGAACCGTTTTGGTTAGTTGACATCGGTAATCTTTTCATCATTATTCATCTAGTCGGAGCCTATCAGGTATATGCACAACCTGTATTTTCTATTGCGGAAAGTTGGGCTAATACGCGTTGGCCACAGAGCAAATTCATGACAAAAGAATACAATGCAAGAATTCCTTTGGTTGGTACATGGAGAATAAACATGTTCAAGTTGATATGGAGGACAATATATGTTGTATTGACAACATTGATTGCTATGATATTTCCATTCTTCAACAACATTGTAGGTTTGATAGGAGCTCTAACGTTCTTTCCCTTGACTGTGTACTTTCCAATAGAGATGTACTTGGTGCGATCTAAAATGCCAAAGTATTCTCTTGAATGGATTGGGATAAGACTGCTAGTTGGCGTGTGCTTGATGGTCGCTCTCATTGGGGTCATTGCATCAATTCAAGGGATTATCTTAGGGCTTAAGACCTATAAGCCCTTTAAATTTTAA